From a region of the Ovis aries strain OAR_USU_Benz2616 breed Rambouillet chromosome 2, ARS-UI_Ramb_v3.0, whole genome shotgun sequence genome:
- the GPR55 gene encoding G-protein coupled receptor 55 — translation MSQQNQSENCSFEDVDDLMKTVQLAVQIPTFLLGLLLNVLAIRGFSSFLKKKWPCYTATSIYMINLAVFDLLLVLSLPFKMFLSQRKGSFLPFCTLVECLYFISMYGSIFTICFISVDRFLAIRYPILVSHIRSPRKIFGICCIIWVLVWVGSTPVYSFHGKVENYTCFHNMSDGTWSAKVFFPFEVFGFLLPMSIIGFCSSRSIHILVARQDYTHDWVQQKACIWTIAVNLAVFVVSFLPVHLSFFLQFLVRNGFIVECRTKQNISLFLQLSMCFSNFNCCLDVFCYYFVIKEFRVDIMTHRPSRTQLVHQDTMNTMVKGKKSCLEEGNLNPNSIGNIPSQGSDVVG, via the coding sequence ATGAGCCAGCAAAACCAGAGCGAGAACTGCTCCTTCGAAGATGTGGACGACCTGATGAAAACCGTGCAGTTGGCTGTCCAAATCCCTACCTTCCTTCTTGGTCTGCTCCTCAATGTGCTCGCCATCCGAGGCTTTAGCTCCTTCCTGAAGAAGAAGTGGCCTTGCTACACTGCCACCTCCATTTACATGATCAACCTGGCAGTCTTTGACCTCCTGCTGGTGCTCTCCCTCCCATTCAAGATGTTCCTGTCCCAAAGGAAGGGCTCATTCCTTCCCTTCTGTACTCTGGTGGAGTGCCTCTACTTCATCAGCATGTATGGGAGCATCTTCACCATCTGCTTCATCAGCGTGGACAGATTCTTGGCCATCCGGTACCCAATCCTGGTCAGCCACATCCGGTCCCCCAGGAAGATCTTTGGGATCTGCTGTATCATCTGGGTGCTGGTGTGGGTTGGGAGCACTCCTGTCTATAGCTTCCATGGCAAAGTGGAAAACTACACATGCTTCCATAACATGTCTGATGGCACCTGGAGCGCCAAGGTCTTCTTCCCTTTTGAGGTCTTTGGCTTCCTTCTTCCCATGAGCATCATTGGTTTCTGCTCCTCCAGGAGTATTCACATTCTGGTTGCTCGTCAGGACTACACCCATGACTGGGTCCAGCAGAAGGCCTGCATCTGGACTATTGCGGTCAACCTGGCTGTCTTTGTGGTCTCCTTTCTCCCTGTCCACCTGAGTTTCTTCTTGCAGTTCCTGGTGAGGAATGGCTTCATCGTGGAGTGCAGAACCAAGCAGAATATTAGCTTGTTCCTGCAGTTGTCCATGTGTTTCTCCAATTTCAATTGCTGCCTGGATGTTTTCTGCTACTACTTTGTCATCAAAGAATTCCGCGTGGACATCATGACCCACCGGCCTTCCAGAACCCAGCTAGTCCACCAGGATACCATGAACACCATGGTTAAGGGAAAAAAGTCATGCCTGGAGGAAGGAAACCTTAACCCAAATTCCATAGGGAATATCCCTTCCCAGGGCTCTGATGTGGTGGGCTGA